A part of Liolophura sinensis isolate JHLJ2023 chromosome 1, CUHK_Ljap_v2, whole genome shotgun sequence genomic DNA contains:
- the LOC135461450 gene encoding baculoviral IAP repeat-containing protein 5-like, with amino-acid sequence MTTMEDYFMHLTEKRLASFHNWPYQEGCSCTPDKMAEAGFFHCPTEQEPDAVKCFVCGKELDGWEPDDDPWKEHKSHSPSCPFLNYDKPVEKLPVEDFLHLTVAIQKIYATKTYDNMVKEAKESGAETRKEMEKLAK; translated from the exons ATGACAACAATGGAAGattattttatgcatttaaCGGAGAAGCGACTAGCGTCCTTTCATAATTGGCCATATCAGGAAGGCTGCTCTTGTACTCCAGACAAG ATGGCAGAGGCTGGCTTTTTCCATTGCCCAACAGAGCAGGAACCTGATGCTGTCaaatgttttgtgtgtggaaaagAATTGGATGGCTGGGAACCTGACGATGACCCTTG GAAAGAGCACAAGAGCCACTCTCCATCCTGTCCATTTCTGAACTATGACAAACCTGTAGAAAAATTACCAGTGGAGGACTTTTTACACTTAACAGTtgcaatacaaaaaatatatgct ACAAAAACATATGATAACATGGTGAAGGAAGCAAAGGAGAGTGGTGCGGAAACTAGGAAAGAGATGGAAAAATTGGCCAAATAA